The following is a genomic window from Bosea sp. RAC05.
ATCTTGTTGACGAACACGATGCGCGGCACGTCGTACTTGTCGGCCTGGCGCCAGACGGTCTCGGTCTGGGGCTCGACGCCCTGGTTGCCGTCGAGCACGCAGACGGCGCCGTCGAGCACGCGCAGCGAACGCTCCACCTCAATGGTGAAGTCGACGTGGCCGGGGGTGTCGATGATGTTCAGGCGCATGTCGCGCCAGAAGCAGGTCGTCGCGGCGGAGGTGATCGTGATGCCACGCTCCTGCTCCTGCGTCATCCAGTCCATGGTCGCAGCGCCGTCATGGACTTCGCCGATCTTGTGCGACTTGCCCGTGTAGAACAGGATTCGCTCGGTCGTCGTCGTCTTGCCGGCATCGATGTGGGCCATGATGCCGAAATTGCGATAACGGTCGATGGGATGGGAGCGGGCCATGGGAATGCTCTCGTCTTTCCAGAGGGTCGCGGACGATTACCAGCGATAATGCGAGAAGGCGCGGTTGGCTTCCGCCATCCGGTGCGTGTCTTCACGCTTCTTGACCGCGTTGCCACGGTTGCTGGCCGCATCCATCAGCTCCGAGGAGAGACGCTCGACCATCGTCTTGTCGTTGCGGCCGCGAGCGGCCGTGATCAGCCAGCGGATCGCCAGCGCCTGGCGGCGCTCGGTGCGAACCTCGACCGGAACCTGGTAGGTGGCGCCGCCGACGCGACGCGAACGCACCTCGATCGCCGGAGCGACGTTCTCGAGCGCGCTCTTGAAGACGGCGAGCGGGTCGCTCTTCATCTTGGCCTCGATGATGTCGAAGGCACCGTAGACGATCCGCTCGGCGGTCGACTTCTTGCCCTCGTACATGACCGAGTTCATGAACTTGGTCACGATCACGTCGTGGAACTTCGGATCGGGAATGATCTCGCGCTTTTCGGCGCTATGGCGGCGGGACATCGTCTAGTCTCCGGTCAAATCTTCAACGCTGCGAACCGGCTGGGCTTTCGCCCCGCCGGTCGGGCAGAACTCACTTCGGACGCTTGGCGCCGTACTTCGAACGGCGCTGCTTGCGGTTCTTGACGCCCTGGGTGTCGAGCACGCCGCGCAGGATGTGGTAGCGCACGCCCGGAAGGTCCTTCACGCGGCCTCCGCGGATCATGACCACCGAGTGCTCCTGGAGGTTGTGCCCCTCACCCGGGATGTAGCCGATCACTTCGAAGCCGTTGGTCAGGCGCACCTTGGCAACCTTGCGGAGCGCCGAGTTCGGCTTCTTCGGGGTCGTCGTATAGACGCGGGTGCACACGCCACGCTTCTGCGGGCAGGACTCCAGCGCCGGAGCGGTGTTGCGCGCCTTGACCGGCGAACGCGGCTTGCGAATGAGCTGGCTGATTGTCGGCATTCTGGCCTCTCGCTCCCACTGAGCGTTTGGAAATCGCTAAATCCGTGGCCCAGTCCGACTGTTGCCATGACACAAACGAAGCCGCGCCATCGGCTCCCGGTTAAGGAGGCCTCAGGCGCGTTCGCCAGCAGAGGAACACGGTTCTCACCGCGTTCATGCATCCTGCCATGTCGTCAATCGACGCTGGAATTCCGGTGGAGTTTCGGTCGCGAAATTCGCCAGCAACAGAGGCTTAAGGCGACATACGTGTCCGACAACCACCGACAGTGGCGCGCTTATGACTCGGGGACAGATTCGCGTCAAGCCCGAATATCGCGAAAGCCGCCGCGCGGGCGGCATTCGCGGCCCGTCACCGCGCCTGCGCACGGCCCGGCGCCGACATCCGGCGCCACCACAGAGGCTAATCCCTCCGGTGCGGGCCCGGCAAGCCCGCAGGCGGGCTGTGTCCACACCGGCGCAGAGGGACCACCCACGAAAAAGGGCCGCCCCGAAGGGCGGCCCTGATCCGATGACCGTGGGTCGGCCGGCTTACTCGGCGGCGGGCAGCGCCGCCTCGACAGCCTTGGCGGCGGTGGCCGCGGCCTTGGCCGCCGCATCCGCCTTCTGGCCGACGATGAGATCGTCGCGACGCGTGGCCACCTGCTTGATGCGGGCGACCTGGGCGCCGGTGCCGGCCGGGATCAGCGAGCCGACGATGACGTTCTCCTTGAGGCCTTCCAGCGTGTCGTACTTGCCGTTGACCGCCGCCTCGGTGAGGACGCGGGTGGTCTCCTGGAACGACGCCGCCGAGATGAAGGAGCGGGTCTGCAGGCTCGCCTTGGTGATGCCCAGCAGCACGGGGACGCCGGATGCGGGCTTCTTGCCCTCCTCCGCCATCTTCGCGTTGATCTCCTGCAGCTCGATCCGGTCGACCTGGTCGCCGGTCAGGATGTCGGTGTCGCCGCCATCCGTGATCTCGACCTTCTGAAGCATCTGCCGGACGATGACCTCGATGTGCTTGTCGTTGATGCCGACGCCCTGGAGGCGATAGACCTCCTGGATCTCGTTCACCAGATAAGCCGCCAGCTCCTCGACGCCCTTGATCGCCAGGATGTCGTGCGGGGCCGGGTTGCCGTCGAGGATGTAGTCGCCCGTCTCCACGACGTCGCCGTCCTGGAGATGGATGTGCTTGCCCTTCGGGATCAGGTACTCGAGCACCTCGGAGCCGTCATGCGGGGTGAGCGTGACGCGCCGCTTGTTCTTGTAGTCCTTCCCGAAGCCGATCACGCCCGACTTCTCGGCGATGATCGCGGCGTCCTTGGGACGACGGGCCTCGAACAGCTCGGCCACCCGCGGCAGACCGCCGGTGATGTCGCGGGTCTTGGCCGAGTCGGTCGAGACACGCGCCAGCACGTCGCCGGCCTTGATCGAGGCGCCGGGCTCCATCGAGATGATGCCCTCCACCGGCAGGATGTAGCGGGCTTCGCCACCGCGGGCGAGCTTCGCCACCTTGCCGTCCGGCCCGTGCACGGTCAGCGCCGGGCGCAGGTCCGAGGTCCGCGCCGAACCGCGCCAGTCGATGACGACGCGCTTGGAGATGCCGGTCGCCTCGTCGGTCGTCTCGGTGATCGACATGCCGTCGACCAGATCCTCGTAACCGACGGTGCCGTCGACCTCGGCCAGGATCGGGCGGGAATAGGGATCCCACTCGATCAGGCGCTGGCCGCGCTTGACCTTGTCGCCCTCGTCGACCCGCAGCTTCGAGCCGAACTGGACGCGATGGACCGCCCGCTCGGCGCCGTCGGGCCCGACGATGACGATGGCGATGTTGCGCGCCATCGCGATCAGGTCGCCATCCGAGTTGCGGGCGAGGTTTCGGTTGCGGATCTTGACCGTGCCTTCGAAGTTCGACTCCGTGAAGGACTGGTCGGCGATCGTTGCCGCGCCGCCGATGTGGAAGGTGCGCATGGTGAGCTGCGTACCCGGCTCGCCGATCGACTGCGCCGCGATGACGCCGACGGCCTCGCCCATGTTGACGGGCGTGCCACGGGCCAGATCGCGGCCATAGCAGGTCGCGCAGACGCCGTTCTTGGTGGCGCAGGTCAGCACCGAGCGGATCTTCACCTCCTGGACCCCGGCGGCGTTGATCTTCTCGATATGGCTTTCCTCGATCATCGTGCCCTTCGGCACGAGGATGTTGCCGTCGATATCCGTGACGTCCTCGGCCGCGGAGCGACCCAGAATGCGGATGCCGAGCGAAGCCACGACCTGGCCGGCGTCGATGATGGCGCGCATCTTGATGCCGCTCTCCGAACCGCAATCGGTCTCGGAGATGATGGCGTCCTGCGCCACGTCGACGAGACGGCGGGTCAGATAGCCAGAGTTGGCCGTCTTCAGCGCCGTATCGGCGAGGCCCTTGCGGGCGCCGTGGGTCGAGTTGAAGTACTCGAGAACGTCGAGGCCTTCCTTGAAGTTCGAGATGATCGGGCTCTCGATGATCTCGCCCGAGGGCTTGGCCATCAGGCCGCGCATCGCCGCGAGCTGCTTCATCTGCGCCGGCGAACCGCGCGCCCCCGAGTGGCTCATCATGTAGATCGAGTTGATCGGCTTGTCGCGGCCGTGCTCGTCCTTCTTCACGGTCGAGATGCGCAGCATCATCTCCTGGGCGAGCTTGTCGGAGCACTTGGCCCAGGCATCGACGACCTTGTTGTACTTTTCGCCCTGGGTGATCAGGCCGTCCTGGTACTGCTGCTCGTAATCCTTGGCGAGCGCACGGGTCGTGTCGACGATCTCCCACTTGTTCTCCGGCACGACCATGTCGTCCTTGCCGAAGGAGATGCCGGCCTTGAAGGCGTGGGTGAAGCCCAGCGACATGATGCGGTCGCAGAAGATCACCGATTCCTTCTGACCGCAGCCGCGATAGACGGCGTCGATCATCCCGGAAATCTCCTTCTTCGTCATCAGGCGGTTGCTGACGTCGAAGGTCATGGCCGGGTGCTTGGGCAGGGCGGTCGAGAGGATCACGCGGCCCGGCGTGGTGTCGTAGATCTTGGTGTAGTCCTTGCCGTCGGCGCCGACGCCGGTCCAGCGGTATTTGATCTTCGAATGCAGCGTCACGACCTTCTCGTGCAGCGCGTATTCGAGTTCGCCGAAGTCACCGAAGATCTTGCCCTGGCCCGGCTCGCCGTCCGAGACGATCGAGAGGTAGTACAGGCCGAGCACGATGTCCTGCGACGGCACGATGATCGGCAGGCCGTTCGCCGGGTGCAGGATGTTGTTGGTCGACATCATCAGGACGCGCGCTTCCAGCTGCGCTTCCAGCGACAGCGGGACGTGCACGGCCATCTGGTCGCCGTCGAAGTCGGCGTTGAAGGCGGCGCAGACCAGCGGGTGCAGCTGGATCGCCTTGCCCTCGATCAGCGTCGGCTCGAAGGCCTGGATGCCCAGGCGGTGCAGCGTCGGCGCGCGGTTCAGCATCACCGGATGCTCGCGGATGACCTCGTCCAGGATGTCCCAGACCTCCGGCTTCTCCTTCTCGACGAGCTTCTTGGCCTGCTTGACCGTGGTCGAGTAGCCCTTGGCGTCGAGGCGCGCATAGATGAACGGCTTGAACAGCTCGAGCGCCATCTTCTTCGGCAGGCCGCACTGGTGCAGCTTCAGCTCGGGACCGACGACGATGACCGAGCGGCCCGAATAGTCGACGCGCTTGCCGAGCAGGTTCTGGCGGAAGCGGCCCTGCTTGCCCTTCAGCATGTCGGCGAGCGACTTCAGCGGGCGCTTGTTGGCACCCGTGATGACGCGGCCGCGACGGCCGTTGTCGAACAGCGCATCGACCGATTCCTGCAGCATCCGCTTCTCGTTACGGATGATGATGTCGGGCGCGCGCAGCTCGATCAGGCGCTTCAGGCGGTTGTTGCGGTTGATGACGCGGCGATAGAGATCGTTCAGGTCCGAGGTCGCGAAGCGGCCGCCGTCGAGCGGCACCAGCGGGCGCAGATCGGGCGGGATCACCGGGATGATGGTCATCACCATCCATTCCGGCTTGTTGCCCGACTGCTGGAACGCCTCGATGATCTTGAGGCGCTTCATCAGCTTCTTGGGCTTCAGCTCCGACGTCGTCGTCGCGATCTCATGCTTGAGATCGGCGTTGATCTGGTCGAGGTCGAGCGCGCGCAGCATCTCGCGGATGGCTTCCGCGCCGATCATGGCGGTGAAGGTGTCGGCGCCATACTCTTCCTGGCAGCGGACATACTCTTCTTCCGAGAGCAGCTGACGGTCCTTGAGCGGGGTCAGGCCCGGCTCGATGACCACATACGACTCGAAATACAGGATGCGCTCGAGGTCCTTGAGCGGCATGTCCATGAGCAGGCCGATGCGCGAGGGCAGCGACTTCAGGAACCAGATATGCGCGACCGGGGCGGCGAGCTCGATATGGCCCATGCGCTCGCGCCGGACGCGGGCGAGCGTGACTTCGACGCCGCACTTCTCGCAGATGACGCCCTTGAACTTCATGCGCTTGTACTTGCCGCACAGGCACTCGTAGTCCTTGATCGGCCCGAAGATGCGGGCGCAGAACAGGCCGTCGCGCTCGGGCTTGAACGTCCGGTAGTTGATGGTCTCCGGCTTTTTGATCTCGCCATACGACCAGGACAGGATCTTTTCGGGCGACGCGATCGAGATCTTGATCGCGTCGAACGCCTGCTGCACCGGCTGCTGGCCGAAAAGGTTCATGACCTCTTGCTTCATCGCCCATCTCCTGCCGCCGGCGGGGGTGAGAACCGCCCTGCCCGGCCTTGATCATCATCCGCCTGCGGCGTGAGTGCCGCAGGCCTTGTCTTATCTGGTCGGCACGGCGACGGGCCGTGCCGCGCGGCTCACTCGGCCGCTTCGGCCGGCGGCAACTCGCCCGGCTTCACCTTGTTGCTGACCAGCTCGACGTTGAGGCCGAGCGAGCGCATTTCCTTGACGAGAACGTTGAAGCTCTCGGGGATGCCCGCCTCGAAGTTGTCCTCGCCGCGCACGATCGACTCGTAGACCTTGGTGCGGCCCGCGACGTCGTCCGACTTCACGGTCAGCATCTCCTGCAGCGTGTAGGCGGCGCCATAGGCTTCCAGCGCCCAGACCTCCATCTCGCCGAAGCGCTGGCCGCCGAACTGCGCCTTGCCGCCCAGCGGCTGCTGGGTGACGAGCGAGTACGGGCCGATCGAACGCGCATGGATCTTGTCGTCGACCAGGTGGTGCAGCTTCAGCATGTAGATGTAGCCGACGGTGACCTTACGGTCGAAGGGCTCGCCGGTGCGCCCGTCATAGAGCGTCGACTGACCCGAGGAGTGCAGCCCCGCCTGCTCCAGCAGCCGCTCGATATCGGCCTCCTTGGCGCCGTTGAACACCGGCGTCGCGATCGGAACGCCGCGGCGCAGGTTCTGGCCCATTTCGACCAGCTCGTTCTCGTCCATCGAGGCGATGATCTCGTTGTCCTCGTAGACGGCGTCGAACGAAGCCCGCAGCGCCTTGACGTCATGGCCCTTGCGATAGGCGTCGAGCGCGGCGCCGATCTGCTTGCCGAGACCGGCAGCAGCCCAGCCCAGATGCGTCTCCAGGATCTGCCCGACATTCATGCGCGAGGGCACGCCGAGCGGGTTGAGCACGATGTCGGCATGGGTGCCGTCCTCGAGGAACGGCATATCCTCCACCGGCACGATGCGCGAGACCACGCCCTTGTTGCCGTGGCGGCCGGCCATCTTGTCGCCCGGCTGGATCTTGCGCTTCACCGCGACGAAGACCTTGACCATCTTCATCACGCCGGGCGGCAGCTCGTCGCCGCGCTGCAGCTTCTCGACCTTGTCGAGGAAGCGCTGCTCGAGGCGCTTCTTCGACTCGTCGTACTGCTTCCGCATCGCCTCGATTTCGGTCATCAGGGCGTCGTCGCCGGTGGCGAACAGCCACCACTGCGAGCGCGGGAACTCGGACATGCCCTCGCGGGTGATGACCGTGTCCTTCTTGAAGCCCTTCGGACCGGCGAGACCGACCTTGCCGGTCAGGATGTCGGCCAGACGCGCGAAGGTGTTGCGGTCCAGGATCGCCTGCTCGTCGTCGCGGTCCTTGGCGAGACGCTCGATCTCCTCGCGCTCGATCGCCTGGGCGCGCTCGTCCTTGTCGACGCCGTGGCGGTTGAACACGCGCACCTCGACGATCGTGCCCTGAACGCCCGGCGGCACCCGCAGCGAGGTGTCGCGGACGTCGGACGCCTTTTCGCCGAAGATGGCGCGCAGCAGCTTCTCTTCCGGCGTCATCGGGCTTTCGCCCTTCGGCGTGATCTTGCCGACGAGGATGTCGCCCGCCGCCACTTCCGCGCCGATGTAGACGATGCCGGCTTCGTCGAGATTCTTCAGCGCCTCTTCCGAGACGTTGGGAATGTCGCGCGTGATCTCCTCCGGGCCCAGCTTGGTGTCGCGGGCCATGACCTCGAACTCCTCGATATGGATCGAGGTGAAGACGTCGTCCGAGACGATCTTCTCCGAGAGCAGGATCGAGTCCTCGAAGTTGTAGCCGTTCCACGGCATGAACGCGACGAGCACGTTGCGGCCGAGCGCGAGCTCGCCGAACTCGGTCGACGGGCCGTCCGCGACGATGTCACCCTTCTTGATGACGTCGCCGACACGCACCAGCGGCCGCTGCGTGATGCAGGTCGACTGGTTGGAGCGCTGGAACTTCTGCAGCCGGTAGATGTCGACGCCGGGCTTCGTCGGATCCATCTCGTCCGAAGCGCGGATGACGATACGCGTCGCATCGACCTGGTCGACGATGCCGGCGCGGCGGGCCGCGATCGCGGCACCCGAGTCACGGGCGACGACGGCTTCCATGCCGGTGCCGACGAAGGGCGCGTCGGCGCGAACCAGCGGCACCGCCTGGCGCTGCATGTTCGAGCCCATCAGCGCGCGGTTGGCGTCGTCGTTCTCGAGGAACGGGATCAGCGCCGCGGCGACCGAGACGAGCTGCTTGGGCGACACGTCCTGGAAGTCGACCTTGTCGACCGGCGTGACGATGACTTCACCGGCACGGCGGCAGACGATCAGGTCGTCGGTCAGACGGCCGTCCTTGTCGACGGCGGCATTGGCCTGGGCGACGTTGTACTTCGCCTCCTCCATCGCCGAGAGATAGATGATCTCGTCAGTCTGGCGGCCGTCGCGGATGCGGCGGTAGGGGCTCTCGATGAAGCCGTACTTGTTCACCCGCGCGAAGGTGGCGAGCGAATTGATCAGGCCGATATTCGGGCCTTCCGGCGTTTCGATCGGGCAGATGCGGCCGTAATGGGTCGGGTGCACGTCGCGCACCTCGAAGCCGGCGCGCTCGCGGGTCAGACCACCCGGGCCAAGCGCCGAAAGACGACGCTTATGCGTGACTTCCGAGAGCGGGTTCGTCTGGTCCATGAACTGCGACAGCTGCGACGAGCCGAAGAACTCGCGCACGGCGGCCGCCGCCGGCTTGGCGTTGATCAGGTCCTGCGGCATCACCGTGTCGATGTCGACCGAGGACATGCGCTCCTTGATGGCGCGCTCCATCCGCAGCAGGCCGAGGCGGTACTGGTTCTCCATGAGCTCGCCGACCGAGCGCACCCGGCGGTTGCCGAGATGGTCGATGTCGTCGATCTCGCCCTTGCCGTCGCGCAGGTCGACCAGCGCCTTGACGACCGCGAAGATGTCTTCCTTGCGCAGGATGCGCACGGTGTCCTCGGCGTCGAGATCGAGGCGCATGTTCATCTTGACGCGGCCGACGGCCGAGAGGTCGTAGCGCTCGGAGTCGAAGAACAGCGACTGGAACATGTTCTCGGCGGTCTCGAGCGTCGGCGGCTCGCCCGGGCGCATCACGCGGTAGATGTCGAACAGCGCTTCCTCGCGGCGCGAGTTCTTGTCCACGGCGAGCGTGTTGCGGATGTAGGGGCCGACCGTGATGTGGTCGATGTCGAGCACCGGGATCTCGGTGTAGCCCTTGTTGATGAGCTCGATCAGGTTGCCCTTGGTCTCGCCCGTCTTGGCCTCGACCGACATGGTCAGCTCTTCGCCGGCCTCGGCATGGACTTCGCCGGTCTGGAGATCGACCAGGTCCTCGGCGATGTACTGGCCGACGAGATCCTCGTCGGTCGCGCGCAGGAACTTCAGCCCCTTCTCGGCGAGCTGGCGGGCGGTGCGGGCGACGAGCTTCTTGCCGGCCTCGACCACGACCTCGCCGGTGTCGGCGTCGATCAGGTCGACGGTGGCCTTGAAGCCCTTCATGCGCTCCGCGTCGTAGGGAACGCGCCAGCCCTTGGCGTCACGGGTGTAGGTGATCGTGTTGTAGAAGCGGTTGAGGATCTCCTCGCCGTCCATGCCGAGCGCAAACAGCAGCGACGTGACGGGGATCTTCCGCTTCCGGTCGATGCGCGCATAGACGATGTCCTTGGCGTCGAACTCGATGTCGAGCCAGGACCCGCGATAGGGGATGATGCGCGCGGCGAAGAGCAGCTTGCCCGAGGAATGGGTCTTGCCCTTGTCGTGGTCGAAGAACACGCCCGGCGAACGGTGCATCTGCGAGACGATGACGCGCTCGGTGCCGTTGACGATGAAGGTGCCGTTGTCGGTCATGAGCGGCATGTCGCCCATGTAGACATCCTGCTCCTTGATGTCCTTGACCGACTTCGCCTGGGTGTCGGGATCGATATCGAACACGATCAGGCGCAGCGTCACCTTCAGCGGCGCTGAGAAGGTCATGCCGCGCTGGCGGCACTCGTCGACGTCGTACTTCGGCGGCTCGAAGGTGTACTTGACGAATTCGAGCAGCGAGGCGCCCGAGAAATCGCCGATCGGGAAGACCGACTTGAAGACCGACTGCAGGCCCTCGTCGCCACGACCGCCCTTCGGCTCGTCGATCATCAGGAACTGGTCGTAGGACGCCTTCTGAACCTCGATGAGGTTCGGCATCTGCGCCACTTCCTTGAGTTTCCCGAAGAACTTGCGGACGCGCCTGCGGCCCTGGAGCGAATTGACCATCTTGTTCCTCGCAATCTCTACGGACGGCTCACCCGGAGGTCCGGGGTGGCGGCCGGGCCGCCGGGTGAGCCGTTCGGCGCATCATCGCGCCGACATCATCCGAAACACGCCGATCGCAACCCTTGGTTGCCGAAGGCGCCTGAACCATCGTTTTCGCATCGATCTGCGGAAACGACGCGACAGCCCCGGAGGCGGATGCCCGCCCCGGGACTGTCTGGTGTTGACTAGGGTCGGACCGGCATCACGCCGGCCCTGCTCACTTGAGCTCGACCTTGGCGCCGACGGCCTCGAGCTGCTTCTTGAGCTTCTCGGCCTCGTCCTTGCCGACCGACTCCTTGACGGGCTTCGGCGCGGCCTCGACCAGGTCCTTGGCCTCCTTGAGGCCCAGGCCGGTGATGGCGCGGACTTCCTTGATCACCTCGATCTTCTTGTCGCCGGCGGCGGCAAGAACGACGGTGAACTCGGTCTGCTCTTCGGCAGCGGCAGCCGGAGCGGCGCCGGCGGGGCCAGCGGCCACGGCGACGGCGGCAGCGGCGGAGACGCCCCACTTCTCTTCGAGCATCTTGGCGAGGTCGGCCGCCTCGAGGACGGTCAGCGAGGAGAGCTCGTCGACGAGCTTGGTCAGATCAGCCATTGTAGGCTCCTATATAGGTAAGAGGTTCGAACGATTTCAGGGGTAACTGGCCTGGATCAGGCCGCATCCTTGTCGGCATATGCCTGGAACACGCGCGCCAGCTTGGCAGCCGGTGCGGTCGAGAGCTGGGCGATCTTCGTTGCCGGGGCCTGCAGGAGGCCGAGCAGCTTGGCGCGCAGTTCGTCGAGCGAGGGCATCGTGGCCAGGGCCTTGACGCCATCGGGGTTCAGGGCGGTCTTGCCCATCGCGCCGCCGAGGATGACGAGCTTGTCGTTCTCCTTGGCGAAGGCGGTGGCGACCTTCGGCGCCGCGACCGGATCGCTGGAATAGGCGATCAGGGTGGGACCCGTCAGCAGCTTGCTGATGGACGCGACGTCGGTGCCTTCAAGAGCGATCTTGGCCAGCCGGTTCTTTGCGACCTTCACGGTGGCGCCATTGGCCTTCATCTCGCGACGAAGCTTCTGGAACTGGGCCACCGTCAAACCCGCATAGTGGGCCACGACGACGACCGAGGTGTTCGCAAACACCGCGTTCAGCGTCGCGACGGCATCTGTCTTTGCCGCTTTATCCACTGGGCTCTCTCCGGTAGGCGGCAGGCCTGTAAGGGCTCGCCGCCGGTTGCACTGCCGCTCCTTCGAAACCCCGGTTGACACCGGTGCATCGGCGGAGCGACGCTCAGTGCCCTGTCCCCTCTCCGGCGCGAGGCCGTGATCGGGCGAGATGGTTCGAACCGTCTTCGGGGTCTCGCGACCCCCTTCGAGCTCTTGCACCGTCTATGCAGGCCTCTTGGCGAAATTATGCCCTCGGGCCGAAGCCCTCGACGCACCTGCAGTCTCAGACAGGACTGGGCGATTCGGGTCCAACGATCGCTCGCCGCACCCCAAACACCCATCTTTCGGCGGCGAACCGCCAAAAAACGCGAAACAGACCCCTGCGCGACGAGCACGCCGGAGCCCACATCACTTATGGAAACAGGCGGGCGTCATAGCGCCTTCGTCTGTCTCTGCCAAGTGGCATCCTGCGGATCTCCGGGACGGAGCCTCCGCGGCCGGCCTCCGTCGCCGGGGCCGGGACGCTTCGGACGGCGCAGGGCCGGCCGAAGCGCGCGGCGGCATCAGCCGCCGAGAACCGTATTCGGCTCGATCTTGACGCCCGGACCCATCGTCGAGGAGATCGCGACGCGCTGGATATAGGTGCCCTTGGCGCCGGCCGGCTTCGCCTTGGCGACGGAGTCGGCGAAGGCCTTGATGTTCTCGGCCAGCTTCTCGGCCGAGAACGAGACCTTGCCGACGGCGGCATGCACGATGCCGGCCTTCTCGACGCGGAACTCGACCGAACCGCCCTTGGACGCCGCGACCGCATTGGTCAGGTCCATGGTGACGGTGCCGACCTTCGGGTTCGGCATCAGGCCGCGCGGGCCCAGCACCTTACCGAGACGGCCGACGAGCGGCATCATGTCCGGCGTGGCGATGCAGCGATCGAAGTCGATCGTGCCCTTCTGGACGATCTCGACCAGGTCCTCCGCACCGACGATGTCGGCACCGGCCTTCTTGGCCTCTTCCGCCTTGGCGCCGCGGGCGAACACGGCGACGCGCAGGACGCGGCCCGAGCCGTTCGGCAGGTTGCAGACGCCGCGGACCATCTGGTCGGCGTGACGCGGATCGACGCCGAGATTCATCGAGACCTCGACGGTCTCGTCGAACTTGGCGGTCGCCCGCTCCTTCACCAGGCCGACGGCCTCGGTCAGGGGGTACAGCTTGGTGCGGTCGATGCCTTCACGGCCCTTGACCACGCGCTTTCCGATATGTGCCATCTTCGCCCCCTCAGCCCACGACTTCCAGGCCCATCGACCGGGCGGAGCCCTTGATCATGGACGCTGCGGATTCGACGCTGTCGCAGTTGAGATCGGCCATCTTCTTCTCGGCGATCTCGTTGATCTGCGCGGCGGTGACCTTGCCGACATTGCCGCCGCGGCCCGGAGTCTTGGAACCCGAGGTCAGGCCGGCGGCCTT
Proteins encoded in this region:
- the rplA gene encoding 50S ribosomal protein L1, with protein sequence MAHIGKRVVKGREGIDRTKLYPLTEAVGLVKERATAKFDETVEVSMNLGVDPRHADQMVRGVCNLPNGSGRVLRVAVFARGAKAEEAKKAGADIVGAEDLVEIVQKGTIDFDRCIATPDMMPLVGRLGKVLGPRGLMPNPKVGTVTMDLTNAVAASKGGSVEFRVEKAGIVHAAVGKVSFSAEKLAENIKAFADSVAKAKPAGAKGTYIQRVAISSTMGPGVKIEPNTVLGG
- the rpoB gene encoding DNA-directed RNA polymerase subunit beta translates to MVNSLQGRRRVRKFFGKLKEVAQMPNLIEVQKASYDQFLMIDEPKGGRGDEGLQSVFKSVFPIGDFSGASLLEFVKYTFEPPKYDVDECRQRGMTFSAPLKVTLRLIVFDIDPDTQAKSVKDIKEQDVYMGDMPLMTDNGTFIVNGTERVIVSQMHRSPGVFFDHDKGKTHSSGKLLFAARIIPYRGSWLDIEFDAKDIVYARIDRKRKIPVTSLLFALGMDGEEILNRFYNTITYTRDAKGWRVPYDAERMKGFKATVDLIDADTGEVVVEAGKKLVARTARQLAEKGLKFLRATDEDLVGQYIAEDLVDLQTGEVHAEAGEELTMSVEAKTGETKGNLIELINKGYTEIPVLDIDHITVGPYIRNTLAVDKNSRREEALFDIYRVMRPGEPPTLETAENMFQSLFFDSERYDLSAVGRVKMNMRLDLDAEDTVRILRKEDIFAVVKALVDLRDGKGEIDDIDHLGNRRVRSVGELMENQYRLGLLRMERAIKERMSSVDIDTVMPQDLINAKPAAAAVREFFGSSQLSQFMDQTNPLSEVTHKRRLSALGPGGLTRERAGFEVRDVHPTHYGRICPIETPEGPNIGLINSLATFARVNKYGFIESPYRRIRDGRQTDEIIYLSAMEEAKYNVAQANAAVDKDGRLTDDLIVCRRAGEVIVTPVDKVDFQDVSPKQLVSVAAALIPFLENDDANRALMGSNMQRQAVPLVRADAPFVGTGMEAVVARDSGAAIAARRAGIVDQVDATRIVIRASDEMDPTKPGVDIYRLQKFQRSNQSTCITQRPLVRVGDVIKKGDIVADGPSTEFGELALGRNVLVAFMPWNGYNFEDSILLSEKIVSDDVFTSIHIEEFEVMARDTKLGPEEITRDIPNVSEEALKNLDEAGIVYIGAEVAAGDILVGKITPKGESPMTPEEKLLRAIFGEKASDVRDTSLRVPPGVQGTIVEVRVFNRHGVDKDERAQAIEREEIERLAKDRDDEQAILDRNTFARLADILTGKVGLAGPKGFKKDTVITREGMSEFPRSQWWLFATGDDALMTEIEAMRKQYDESKKRLEQRFLDKVEKLQRGDELPPGVMKMVKVFVAVKRKIQPGDKMAGRHGNKGVVSRIVPVEDMPFLEDGTHADIVLNPLGVPSRMNVGQILETHLGWAAAGLGKQIGAALDAYRKGHDVKALRASFDAVYEDNEIIASMDENELVEMGQNLRRGVPIATPVFNGAKEADIERLLEQAGLHSSGQSTLYDGRTGEPFDRKVTVGYIYMLKLHHLVDDKIHARSIGPYSLVTQQPLGGKAQFGGQRFGEMEVWALEAYGAAYTLQEMLTVKSDDVAGRTKVYESIVRGEDNFEAGIPESFNVLVKEMRSLGLNVELVSNKVKPGELPPAEAAE
- the rplJ gene encoding 50S ribosomal protein L10, with the translated sequence MDKAAKTDAVATLNAVFANTSVVVVAHYAGLTVAQFQKLRREMKANGATVKVAKNRLAKIALEGTDVASISKLLTGPTLIAYSSDPVAAPKVATAFAKENDKLVILGGAMGKTALNPDGVKALATMPSLDELRAKLLGLLQAPATKIAQLSTAPAAKLARVFQAYADKDAA
- the rplL gene encoding 50S ribosomal protein L7/L12 translates to MADLTKLVDELSSLTVLEAADLAKMLEEKWGVSAAAAVAVAAGPAGAAPAAAAEEQTEFTVVLAAAGDKKIEVIKEVRAITGLGLKEAKDLVEAAPKPVKESVGKDEAEKLKKQLEAVGAKVELK